In Aptenodytes patagonicus chromosome 6, bAptPat1.pri.cur, whole genome shotgun sequence, one genomic interval encodes:
- the LOC143161630 gene encoding small ribosomal subunit protein uS15, whose translation MGRMHAPGKGLSQSALPYRRSVPTWLKLTSDDVKEQIYKLAKKGLTPSQIGVILRDSHGVAQVRFVTGNKILRILKSKGLAPDLPEDLYHLIKKAVAVRKHLERNRKDKDAKFRLILIESRIHRLARYYKTKRVLPPNWKYESSTASALVA comes from the coding sequence ATGGGTCGCATGCACGCTCCCGGAAAGGGCTTGTCCCAGTCAGCCTTGCCCTACAGACGCAGCGTGCCTACGTGGCTGAAACTTACTTCTGATGATGTAAAGGAACAGATCTACAAGCTGGCTAAAAAAGGCCTGACTCCATCACAAATTGGTGTGATCCTGAGGGATTCCCATGGTGTTGCCCAGGTTCGCTTTGTTACTGGCAACAAAATTTTGAGAATCCTTAAATCAAAGGGACTGGCCCCAGACCTTCCAGAGGATCTTTATCACTTGATTAAGAAAGCTGTTGCTGTTCGGAAACATCttgagagaaacagaaaggataAAGATGCCAAGTTCCGCCTGATTCTGATTGAAAGCAGAATCCATAGGTTGGCTCGCTACTACAAAACTAAGAGAGTACTGCCGCCCAATTGGAAGTATGAATCATCGACAGCTTCTGCCCTGGTCGCATAA